Proteins from a genomic interval of Microbacterium esteraromaticum:
- a CDS encoding AAA family ATPase, producing the protein MSKGGFVAFRGSPSVAVQYLAGQADELERSANKSSTYLASASTPFQFGAVTATGVEVDKISRSQFQSWAEHKDPVTGEHRGGKLRSRRMVKTSSETGEPEVVTGGTPLYQETCISTSKSLSLAAAANPQISEALEAAMERATIAAVEALQQHAVTRVGPAGEQEQLKLDKIEFSSVMHHTSRTADPHMHRHLQILSTGLVTLPDGRQAWRALDGAVLYRMAERVHAAADLVIASDAELRRVIAEQGFTWEPGEGGGRIAEFEQLTDEFSQRREQIASRRESVEAQWRAENPGREPSTALVRRWDNHSWSATRPEKRELAQAERVGQAQRLATVTPRNTSHDLVVHEAGEIDAKTIAADAIAALSSSRSAWSSADMRAAIDRRLAETYLFGGEGVAELQQRCLDAARREMVNLFDEGVDIEGSSHWTSKRVLQTDADVESSLQRRAQYLLAVDGEVKVDRGGFKLSDGQAAAARSITGTHRLVVVEGAAGSGKTTMLSAAHEQIVKDGGRMVAVSPTKRGALEVAAEVGIEGNSVHGMLVRAGATLDDRGRWREPTTWKPQPDAFAMDRRTTLVIDEAGMLDMATADILHRYSDATNARLVLLGDRKQLAAVGRGGYLTKAVHTATACHDLQDVRRFQTPSKKIDTEYADASLKLRQRQDADGFFDILEERGQVRVGEPDEVVSRVAETVALELQAGKTSLAIAATNTAAQRINHEVYERLVGAGIVRDATVRARLVAEGRVTDRRLWRRLEAKGAVGTSPEQRERLEQVLAKGQVQLGRARTIIGRDGDRISVGAKVATRQNNKKLRVANRQTFIVERVNLSGRVIVKDEHSGFRTTLPRKYARENLQLAYAVTGHGSQGMTVDTAHTVVSDQSDAAGVYVGLTRGRYANVLHAAAVDLDDARQQFTAAVEREGADLGLDEARRKLRVEAERLGVTPTDVPVELPIGSDRVRIKPEKDRTLASPDRVQTTRGRRPRSVGTVPLHQRDAELIVVVHAVRDNAAQVEFQLAHHADAAADMTGLNLFTEERDDLTRAGMQVLTREQFDRLVEAAGDNRASVRGKNVFAVRAGLLARRGGRSGYDVDPRAFAASDATPIATDVLDRQRQAEDDARARAAQRHEQIFASARTGSGDDHAFASVTDSRERATTQSRGR; encoded by the coding sequence ATGAGTAAAGGCGGATTCGTAGCGTTCCGAGGCAGTCCCTCGGTAGCAGTTCAGTACTTGGCGGGACAGGCTGATGAGCTGGAGAGGAGTGCAAACAAGAGCTCCACGTACCTCGCTTCGGCGAGCACACCGTTCCAGTTTGGGGCGGTGACAGCGACGGGGGTGGAGGTCGACAAGATCAGTCGCTCGCAGTTCCAGTCGTGGGCGGAGCACAAGGACCCCGTGACCGGTGAGCATCGCGGCGGCAAGCTTCGCTCGCGCCGGATGGTGAAGACGTCCTCCGAGACGGGTGAGCCGGAGGTGGTGACCGGCGGCACCCCGCTGTATCAGGAGACCTGCATCTCGACGTCGAAGTCGTTGTCGTTGGCTGCCGCAGCCAACCCGCAGATCTCAGAGGCGCTGGAGGCGGCGATGGAGCGCGCGACCATCGCTGCGGTGGAGGCGCTCCAGCAGCATGCGGTCACGCGCGTCGGTCCTGCGGGTGAGCAGGAGCAACTGAAGCTCGACAAGATCGAGTTCAGTAGCGTGATGCATCACACCTCTCGCACGGCCGACCCACACATGCATCGTCACCTGCAAATCCTTTCGACGGGCCTGGTGACGTTGCCGGACGGTAGGCAGGCTTGGCGGGCGCTGGACGGTGCTGTGCTGTACAGGATGGCTGAGCGGGTTCATGCCGCGGCCGATCTTGTCATCGCCTCTGACGCGGAGCTGCGCCGGGTGATCGCCGAGCAGGGGTTCACGTGGGAGCCCGGCGAAGGCGGCGGCCGGATCGCTGAGTTCGAGCAGCTCACGGACGAGTTCTCGCAGCGGCGGGAGCAGATCGCCTCTCGACGTGAGAGCGTTGAGGCGCAGTGGCGGGCTGAGAACCCAGGTCGAGAGCCCAGCACTGCCCTGGTTCGTCGGTGGGACAATCACTCGTGGTCAGCGACAAGGCCCGAGAAGCGTGAGCTCGCGCAGGCGGAGCGTGTGGGTCAGGCTCAGCGTCTGGCTACGGTCACCCCTCGCAACACCTCTCACGACCTCGTGGTGCACGAGGCCGGCGAGATCGATGCGAAGACCATCGCGGCCGACGCGATCGCCGCGCTGTCCTCCTCACGATCGGCATGGTCGTCTGCGGATATGCGCGCAGCGATCGACCGTCGTCTGGCAGAGACGTACCTGTTCGGGGGCGAGGGTGTGGCTGAGCTCCAGCAGCGATGCCTTGACGCTGCGCGCCGAGAGATGGTCAACCTCTTCGACGAGGGGGTGGACATCGAGGGGTCCTCGCACTGGACGTCGAAGAGGGTGCTTCAGACGGACGCTGATGTGGAGAGCTCGCTACAGAGACGCGCCCAGTACCTGCTGGCTGTCGACGGTGAGGTGAAGGTCGATCGAGGCGGCTTCAAACTCTCGGACGGCCAGGCCGCGGCTGCGCGGTCGATCACGGGCACCCATCGGCTTGTTGTGGTTGAGGGCGCTGCCGGGTCCGGCAAGACGACGATGCTCTCAGCAGCGCACGAGCAGATCGTCAAGGACGGCGGCCGGATGGTGGCAGTGTCGCCCACGAAGCGCGGCGCTCTGGAGGTCGCAGCCGAGGTCGGTATCGAGGGCAACAGCGTGCACGGCATGTTGGTCCGTGCAGGAGCGACGCTGGACGACCGCGGTCGTTGGAGAGAACCGACGACGTGGAAGCCACAGCCGGACGCGTTCGCCATGGACCGTCGCACAACGTTGGTCATCGACGAGGCTGGCATGCTTGACATGGCTACCGCCGACATACTCCACCGCTACAGTGACGCGACCAACGCCCGGCTGGTGCTGCTGGGTGACCGCAAGCAGCTCGCGGCGGTCGGTCGCGGAGGCTACCTCACGAAGGCGGTCCACACGGCAACGGCATGCCACGACCTCCAGGATGTTCGTCGGTTCCAGACGCCGTCCAAGAAGATCGACACCGAGTACGCTGACGCCTCTCTGAAGCTCCGCCAGCGCCAGGACGCGGACGGGTTCTTCGACATCCTCGAAGAGCGCGGCCAGGTCCGTGTGGGCGAGCCCGACGAGGTGGTGAGTCGTGTCGCCGAGACAGTGGCTCTGGAGCTGCAGGCGGGCAAGACGTCGCTGGCGATTGCAGCGACCAACACCGCGGCTCAGCGCATCAACCACGAGGTCTACGAGAGGCTGGTGGGGGCCGGCATCGTTCGGGACGCGACTGTGCGTGCGCGTCTGGTCGCTGAGGGACGCGTCACGGACCGCAGACTGTGGCGCCGGCTGGAGGCCAAGGGAGCTGTCGGCACGTCGCCCGAGCAGCGCGAGCGCCTGGAGCAGGTGCTAGCCAAGGGCCAGGTGCAGCTGGGGCGCGCCCGCACGATCATCGGTCGCGACGGCGACCGGATCTCCGTCGGCGCGAAGGTCGCGACCCGTCAGAACAACAAGAAACTGCGTGTCGCCAACCGACAGACCTTCATCGTCGAGCGCGTGAACCTCTCTGGTCGGGTCATCGTCAAGGACGAGCACAGCGGCTTCAGAACGACACTCCCCAGGAAGTACGCGCGAGAGAATCTCCAGCTCGCCTATGCCGTCACAGGCCACGGCTCGCAGGGCATGACGGTAGACACCGCTCACACGGTCGTCTCTGATCAGTCCGACGCTGCAGGCGTTTACGTCGGTCTCACGCGCGGAAGGTACGCGAACGTCCTGCACGCGGCCGCGGTGGATCTGGACGACGCGCGTCAGCAGTTCACGGCTGCCGTTGAGCGCGAGGGTGCTGACCTCGGTCTCGATGAGGCACGGCGCAAGCTGCGCGTCGAGGCAGAGCGTCTGGGTGTCACGCCGACGGATGTCCCTGTCGAACTGCCTATCGGCAGCGATCGTGTTCGGATCAAGCCGGAGAAGGACCGTACGCTGGCATCGCCTGATCGCGTGCAGACCACGCGTGGCCGGCGTCCTCGCAGCGTGGGGACGGTTCCTCTGCATCAGCGTGACGCAGAGCTGATCGTCGTGGTCCACGCCGTCCGCGACAACGCCGCTCAGGTCGAGTTCCAGCTGGCTCATCACGCCGACGCTGCCGCCGACATGACAGGTCTGAACCTGTTCACCGAGGAGCGCGACGATCTCACGCGGGCCGGGATGCAGGTCCTCACGCGCGAGCAGTTCGACCGCCTCGTCGAAGCCGCCGGCGACAACCGAGCATCCGTGCGCGGGAAGAACGTGTTCGCGGTGCGCGCGGGTCTCCTCGCGCGACGGGGTGGCCGGAGCGGGTATGACGTCGACCCTCGCGCGTTCGCGGCGTCCGATGCGACACCGATTGCTACCGACGTGCTCGACCGCCAGCGCCAGGCAGAAGACGACGCTCGCGCACGGGCCGCCCAGCGCCACGAGCAGATTTTCGCGTCGGCTCGGACGGGCTCCGGCGACGACCATGCGTTCGCATCTGTGACCGACTCGCGTGAGCGAGCGACCACTCAGAGTCGCGGTCGCTGA
- a CDS encoding prealbumin-like fold domain-containing protein: MADSTTITGRRKAVSIAAAAALLTCGIAAATPAAAVASDGSGAGGGGVGGYFADFYALELTKTDPAGNPLAGATYEVSFDNVDGKPAFKHAPVLLSDDDFTQHSAEEIAAMGDAYTEGLPAFTDTVYDHNQGQDTVTVTTDENGLAQVYLGTYWGDSQDGFGKLTVTETQAPEGFLLDETPAVFDLANLTAPAEEVYPDGARPDWVGETEFNNDLYNKRIVGEMLISDRDLEDSVSISTPRTRELTGPWGSSEHISDLPSSMYALTHAISSADAVGGPASLTAVNQPDPSIGVITPVTPVTPVVPEPEPKPEPKPEPKPASSKPKPQPEKDLPIVAG; this comes from the coding sequence ATGGCAGATTCCACGACCATCACCGGCCGCCGGAAGGCCGTTTCCATCGCAGCTGCTGCAGCACTGCTGACCTGCGGCATTGCTGCCGCTACCCCGGCGGCAGCGGTCGCTTCGGACGGCAGCGGTGCGGGCGGCGGCGGGGTCGGCGGCTACTTCGCTGACTTCTACGCCCTGGAGCTCACCAAGACGGACCCCGCTGGCAACCCGCTGGCCGGGGCCACCTACGAGGTCTCGTTCGACAACGTCGACGGCAAGCCGGCGTTCAAGCACGCCCCCGTACTGCTCAGCGACGACGACTTCACGCAGCATTCCGCTGAGGAGATCGCGGCGATGGGCGACGCCTACACGGAAGGGCTGCCGGCGTTCACTGACACGGTGTACGACCACAACCAGGGCCAGGACACCGTCACGGTCACCACCGACGAGAATGGCCTTGCGCAGGTCTATCTCGGCACCTACTGGGGTGACAGCCAGGACGGCTTCGGCAAGCTGACGGTCACCGAGACCCAGGCTCCGGAGGGCTTCCTGCTCGACGAGACGCCCGCGGTGTTCGACCTGGCGAACCTGACCGCGCCCGCGGAGGAGGTCTACCCCGACGGCGCTCGACCGGATTGGGTGGGCGAGACGGAATTCAACAACGACCTCTACAACAAGCGCATCGTTGGCGAGATGCTGATCAGCGACCGGGATCTGGAGGACTCGGTCAGCATCTCGACGCCGCGCACGCGTGAGCTGACGGGCCCGTGGGGCTCAAGCGAGCACATCAGCGACCTGCCGTCGTCGATGTACGCGCTGACGCACGCGATCTCCTCCGCCGACGCTGTCGGTGGTCCGGCATCCCTCACCGCGGTGAACCAGCCCGACCCCTCCATCGGCGTGATCACCCCGGTGACGCCGGTCACTCCGGTCGTTCCCGAGCCTGAGCCGAAGCCTGAGCCGAAGCCCGAGCCGAAGCCTGCTTCGTCGAAGCCGAAGCCGCAGCCCGAGAAGGACCTCCCCATCGTCGCGGGATAA
- a CDS encoding L,D-transpeptidase, translated as MKTLSKPQAPILSAVAAAAALACIGGLALSAATPDTDATAPAPIASTAAPSPSTTVPETPTPVLVPSAAQLEALPEARYDAVIAGLLPFDGTLASDASASVYRLADDLALYGEDRVEPVARLAAWDFTAEQTVTVAAAVDGEWTLVLTPARQSLPSQNGGTAPAQSAAWVLTTDLPAPETVEAHVTASISDQTVTVRNGDSVETYSAAVGRAGTPTPTGTGYLEARFSDPSQANGEPIQLTSLHSAVADEPYRGDDGGLIAIHWSENTVGASSHGCVRVDTQALTALSGLPTGTPITITD; from the coding sequence ATGAAGACCCTCTCGAAGCCCCAGGCGCCCATCCTCTCGGCAGTCGCCGCTGCTGCTGCACTCGCCTGTATCGGGGGGCTGGCACTCAGCGCGGCGACGCCTGACACCGACGCCACTGCCCCCGCGCCGATCGCGTCGACCGCAGCGCCGAGCCCGTCGACGACGGTGCCCGAGACCCCCACGCCGGTGCTCGTCCCCTCTGCCGCGCAGCTGGAGGCGCTGCCTGAGGCGCGGTACGACGCGGTGATCGCTGGCCTGCTGCCGTTCGATGGGACCCTCGCCTCGGACGCGTCCGCGAGCGTTTACCGACTCGCCGACGACCTGGCCCTGTACGGCGAGGATCGCGTCGAGCCTGTGGCACGCCTGGCCGCGTGGGATTTCACCGCGGAGCAGACGGTCACCGTGGCCGCTGCCGTGGACGGTGAGTGGACGCTGGTGCTGACCCCGGCCCGGCAGTCACTACCCTCGCAGAACGGCGGCACAGCACCCGCACAGAGCGCCGCCTGGGTCCTCACGACGGATCTGCCGGCACCGGAGACTGTCGAGGCTCATGTCACTGCGTCCATCAGCGACCAGACCGTGACGGTGCGCAACGGCGACAGTGTCGAGACGTACAGCGCGGCTGTCGGTCGTGCCGGCACGCCGACACCGACCGGCACCGGCTACCTGGAGGCGCGGTTCAGCGACCCCTCCCAAGCCAACGGAGAGCCCATTCAGCTCACCAGCCTGCACAGTGCGGTCGCTGACGAGCCGTACCGCGGCGATGACGGCGGCCTGATCGCGATCCACTGGTCAGAGAACACGGTAGGAGCGTCCTCGCACGGCTGCGTGCGCGTCGACACCCAGGCGCTGACCGCGCTGTCGGGGCTTCCGACAGGAACGCCCATCACCATCACCGACTGA
- a CDS encoding type II secretion system F family protein, translated as MVRGVGARIRGGTRGRTADAGEEAGRAATAVRTLAVLLQAGARPMTAWRHLADSGHPVAERVVGRCGEGAELVGAIDAEGGAWSDVAAAWEIATTVGAPLADVLRALAESLQDAASAADDVRIALAEPTGTARLLLWLPFAGLLLGLALGFDTIGVLFTNPFGVACVVLGLGLVLLARWWTARMVRAARPAPGTPGMHAELVAVALAGGVGIPRALRLVEHSTADLRAGRGATDAVLELSRAAGVPAAELLRASAAQQRHDARVQGRVRASRLASKLLLPLGACTLPAFLLLGVAPLMLSVLGSTPLPI; from the coding sequence GTGGTGAGAGGTGTCGGAGCCCGCATCCGGGGCGGCACGCGGGGGAGAACAGCGGATGCCGGAGAAGAGGCGGGCCGCGCGGCGACCGCCGTGCGCACGCTCGCCGTGCTGCTGCAGGCTGGGGCGCGTCCGATGACGGCGTGGCGGCATCTGGCCGACTCGGGGCATCCCGTCGCGGAACGTGTCGTGGGCCGCTGCGGTGAGGGAGCCGAACTCGTCGGCGCGATCGATGCCGAGGGGGGTGCCTGGTCGGACGTCGCCGCGGCATGGGAGATCGCGACGACTGTCGGGGCTCCGCTCGCCGACGTGCTGCGGGCGCTCGCCGAGTCGCTGCAGGACGCCGCGTCAGCCGCGGATGATGTGCGCATCGCCCTGGCCGAGCCCACCGGAACGGCACGGTTGCTGCTCTGGTTGCCGTTCGCCGGGCTGCTGCTGGGTCTCGCGCTCGGGTTCGACACCATCGGTGTGTTGTTCACCAACCCGTTCGGGGTGGCGTGCGTCGTGCTCGGCCTCGGACTGGTGCTGCTGGCGCGGTGGTGGACGGCCCGCATGGTGCGCGCTGCCCGGCCCGCCCCAGGCACCCCGGGGATGCACGCCGAACTCGTCGCGGTCGCGCTCGCCGGAGGCGTCGGCATTCCGCGGGCGCTGCGCCTGGTCGAGCACAGCACGGCAGACCTGCGCGCTGGTCGCGGCGCGACGGATGCGGTGCTTGAGCTGTCGCGTGCCGCGGGCGTTCCCGCGGCAGAACTGCTGCGCGCCTCAGCCGCGCAGCAACGTCACGATGCCCGTGTGCAGGGGCGCGTGCGGGCCTCGCGGCTCGCATCGAAGCTGCTGCTGCCATTGGGCGCGTGCACCCTGCCGGCATTTCTGCTGCTCGGGGTCGCACCGCTGATGCTCAGCGTGCTCGGCTCGACGCCACTGCCGATCTGA
- a CDS encoding DUF2637 domain-containing protein, with the protein MQTQQKKTGRLAAFAGVIVGVLALTAFTMSFAALTDLAALAGTPEEIAWGFPVIVDGSMTISLLVILVMRSRGRRAVLAWTTLVLFGLVSVVTNGLHTVAVFDPTHGVSLATAVAMAAVPPVALTLLVELLVQLLQPVTTPVASTVASGHGQAVATPVDTVASGHGQAVATPVDTVASGHGQAVATPVTTPVASTVASGHGQAVATPVATPAVDDRDALTARAKRLLGEGEPQTAVAAQLGISRSTLRRWLQQDEQLAKTA; encoded by the coding sequence ATGCAGACACAGCAGAAGAAGACCGGGCGGCTCGCGGCGTTCGCGGGCGTCATCGTCGGGGTCCTCGCCCTGACCGCCTTCACGATGAGTTTCGCGGCATTGACTGACCTAGCCGCCCTCGCGGGCACGCCGGAGGAGATCGCCTGGGGGTTCCCCGTAATCGTTGACGGCTCCATGACGATCTCCTTGTTGGTCATCCTGGTCATGCGATCCCGGGGTCGGCGCGCCGTCCTCGCCTGGACCACGCTGGTGCTGTTCGGGCTTGTCTCCGTCGTGACGAACGGGCTCCACACCGTTGCCGTGTTCGACCCGACGCACGGGGTCAGCCTGGCCACTGCTGTAGCGATGGCCGCTGTCCCGCCCGTCGCTCTGACGCTGCTCGTGGAGCTGCTGGTTCAGCTGCTTCAGCCGGTGACCACACCCGTGGCCAGCACCGTGGCCAGTGGTCATGGCCAGGCAGTGGCCACCCCCGTGGACACCGTGGCCAGTGGTCATGGCCAGGCAGTGGCCACCCCCGTGGACACCGTGGCCAGTGGTCATGGCCAGGCAGTGGCCACCCCCGTGACCACACCCGTGGCCAGCACCGTGGCCAGTGGTCATGGCCAGGCAGTGGCCACCCCCGTGGCCACCCCCGCAGTCGATGACCGTGACGCACTCACCGCACGCGCCAAGAGGCTCCTCGGTGAGGGTGAGCCACAGACCGCTGTGGCAGCACAACTGGGTATCAGCAGAAGCACCCTGCGGCGCTGGCTGCAACAGGACGAACAACTGGCCAAGACCGCCTGA
- a CDS encoding type IV secretory system conjugative DNA transfer family protein — translation MSIFNKARPAAKPVPARAPETPTPYLGLVDGARVPTAPHGMVVGKTGSGKTRRVLAVGALAHKGSRVLVSSKADFLELTLNRGLSAAGPVYVLDLAAELDESAPWLANARYTKVVADPTTLLTGDDDASRMATLLLQTAALGTSSGSNGGGSGDNAIWEQLAHQPLAALLLAGQASGGGIEWVTRAAGKFANEGDDTSPSWQQAFNLIFGKSFHAQDLLTVIRSDEKLRDSVAATVRSALKAWTLQSVRGGAESTAFTPVLLQGPGTPTLFILSGSTGPQVSAAVAVVEGVIDHWRRNLGRQLPWLLISIDELTNTCSIPADLLVSHITELRGLRVSMVLGVQSTGGQLELKYGVAGAKALRETVPAFLILKGSGEWEKLEDASKFLGEEDRRRETSDRDGNVVSVSLERFPRRAPHELLPPDKEHARLILSAGETLLVEIPDISGIPERGGAGD, via the coding sequence ATGAGCATCTTCAACAAGGCCCGGCCCGCGGCAAAGCCGGTACCCGCCCGAGCGCCTGAGACACCGACCCCTTACCTCGGACTGGTCGACGGCGCGCGCGTCCCGACGGCGCCTCACGGGATGGTCGTCGGCAAGACCGGATCGGGCAAGACGCGCCGCGTGCTCGCCGTGGGCGCCCTCGCCCATAAGGGATCGCGAGTGCTGGTGTCGTCGAAAGCCGACTTCCTAGAGCTCACGCTCAACAGAGGGCTCTCCGCTGCAGGTCCTGTGTACGTGCTCGATCTAGCGGCTGAGCTCGACGAGAGCGCGCCCTGGCTGGCCAATGCGCGCTACACGAAGGTCGTCGCTGACCCGACCACGCTGCTGACGGGCGATGATGACGCGAGCAGGATGGCGACGCTGCTGCTGCAGACCGCCGCGCTCGGGACATCGAGCGGGAGCAACGGCGGTGGTAGCGGCGACAACGCGATCTGGGAACAGCTCGCCCACCAGCCCCTGGCAGCGCTCCTGTTGGCCGGCCAGGCAAGCGGTGGTGGGATCGAGTGGGTCACCCGCGCTGCCGGGAAGTTTGCGAACGAGGGAGACGACACCTCTCCCTCCTGGCAGCAGGCCTTCAATCTGATCTTCGGTAAATCCTTCCACGCGCAAGACCTGTTGACCGTGATCAGGTCGGATGAGAAGCTCCGCGACTCGGTCGCTGCGACCGTGCGATCGGCTCTGAAAGCCTGGACCCTCCAGTCCGTACGTGGTGGCGCCGAGAGCACCGCGTTCACGCCGGTCCTGCTCCAAGGCCCTGGCACGCCCACCCTGTTCATCCTGAGCGGGAGCACCGGGCCGCAGGTCAGTGCGGCAGTGGCTGTTGTCGAGGGTGTGATCGACCACTGGCGTCGCAACCTGGGGCGACAGCTCCCGTGGCTCCTCATCTCGATCGATGAGCTGACGAACACGTGCTCCATCCCGGCTGACCTGCTCGTGTCCCACATCACCGAGCTGCGCGGCCTTCGGGTGTCGATGGTGCTCGGCGTCCAGTCCACCGGTGGTCAGCTGGAGCTGAAGTACGGTGTCGCGGGTGCCAAGGCTCTGCGCGAGACCGTGCCCGCCTTCCTGATCCTGAAAGGCAGTGGTGAGTGGGAGAAACTCGAGGACGCGTCGAAGTTCCTCGGTGAGGAAGACCGTCGTCGTGAGACCTCTGACCGAGACGGCAACGTCGTCTCCGTCTCGCTGGAGCGCTTCCCTCGCCGGGCTCCGCACGAGCTGCTGCCTCCCGACAAGGAGCACGCCCGACTGATCCTCAGCGCCGGCGAAACGCTCCTGGTGGAGATCCCCGACATCTCCGGCATCCCAGAACGAGGGGGTGCTGGTGACTGA
- a CDS encoding recombinase family protein, whose translation MTAGKPPTRAVLYARQSVSDPEGIEIQLEKGRALALSRGFEIVGEYIDDGVSGYRARDEKTDFTRLLQDARERRFEVVIVRKLDRLGRSLSALEALTTAKAQLVTTDGEVDLTTVSGRLVANVLTSVARAESETKAERRVNRNDDRRRDGIPTSGRVPYGYRWITTKERAERGTDEAYELDDERAADVRGIFEAFLGGVPLGSIARDLNVAGKRTVPTKRHPDGVPFSPTSVRRMLMNPYYAALLPREAPKDGQHYNQSQITADDCVPGRWPAIVKPEQWSAAKAKLAHPDRKTSPGPTRRWLLSGLAICGGHGKRDDAAITERALATTGRPAAADLTRQEIAEAAGALAEERCGQPIRTGGGEKGIHSYRCGSMAHFMRRGAPLDEFIERLVIARLTAPDAAGLLIDRERPDVDTLSAELTRLEAVRRELGDDRDEGLIGRVEYQRRLKRVDEKLSATRGELEAGSLVEPLRGLVGAPDVHGVWGQLPLGHKRAVIEALMTIVVYSVGQGNRRNMTDEAMANTLSIVWRRSDGSAAPSTDPARQPAPTDELSRQRERNRQRDGLLSTPNCPECLHRMEPAGIAGEAPGWRCVECGRVVRV comes from the coding sequence ATGACTGCTGGTAAGCCTCCAACACGAGCAGTGCTCTACGCGAGACAATCAGTCTCCGATCCCGAGGGGATCGAAATCCAGCTCGAAAAAGGGCGGGCACTCGCCCTTTCTCGTGGCTTCGAGATCGTCGGTGAGTATATCGACGACGGCGTGAGCGGATATCGCGCTCGTGATGAAAAGACGGATTTCACCCGACTGCTTCAGGACGCGAGGGAACGACGCTTTGAGGTCGTGATCGTCCGCAAACTCGATCGCCTAGGTCGCTCGCTCTCAGCGCTTGAAGCCCTCACCACGGCAAAGGCACAGCTGGTGACGACGGACGGTGAGGTGGACCTCACCACGGTTAGCGGCCGTCTCGTGGCGAACGTACTGACGTCTGTCGCGCGAGCCGAGAGCGAGACCAAGGCCGAGCGACGCGTTAACCGCAACGACGATCGACGAAGAGACGGGATCCCCACCTCGGGTCGCGTGCCCTACGGTTATCGCTGGATCACTACGAAGGAACGCGCCGAGCGCGGCACGGATGAGGCGTACGAGTTGGACGACGAACGAGCCGCTGACGTGCGCGGGATCTTTGAGGCCTTCCTCGGAGGCGTCCCGCTCGGATCGATTGCCCGTGATTTGAACGTCGCCGGCAAGCGCACCGTGCCCACGAAACGGCACCCGGACGGGGTTCCGTTCTCGCCAACGTCGGTCCGCCGGATGCTGATGAACCCGTACTACGCCGCGCTTCTGCCGCGGGAAGCACCTAAGGACGGACAGCACTACAACCAGAGCCAGATCACCGCTGACGACTGCGTGCCGGGCCGCTGGCCTGCGATCGTTAAGCCCGAGCAGTGGAGCGCAGCGAAGGCAAAGCTCGCTCACCCAGATCGGAAGACTTCCCCCGGACCGACGCGGCGGTGGCTGCTCAGTGGCCTCGCGATATGCGGCGGCCACGGCAAGCGGGACGACGCCGCGATTACGGAGCGAGCTCTCGCCACCACGGGAAGACCCGCAGCAGCAGATCTGACGAGGCAAGAGATCGCCGAGGCCGCGGGGGCTCTGGCGGAAGAACGGTGTGGTCAACCCATCCGCACTGGAGGGGGCGAGAAGGGAATTCACTCTTACCGGTGCGGCAGTATGGCGCACTTCATGCGCCGCGGAGCGCCGCTTGACGAGTTCATCGAGCGGCTCGTGATCGCGCGTCTCACTGCGCCGGACGCGGCCGGCCTGCTCATCGATCGCGAACGACCCGACGTAGACACCTTGAGCGCCGAGCTGACTCGCCTGGAGGCAGTGCGGCGGGAGCTAGGCGATGACCGCGATGAGGGACTGATCGGCCGGGTCGAGTACCAGCGACGCCTAAAGCGCGTCGATGAGAAGCTCTCGGCCACCCGAGGAGAGCTTGAGGCAGGTAGCCTCGTGGAGCCGCTTCGCGGGCTCGTGGGGGCACCGGACGTGCACGGAGTCTGGGGTCAGCTGCCCCTAGGTCACAAGCGAGCAGTGATCGAGGCGCTTATGACGATCGTTGTGTATAGCGTCGGTCAGGGAAACAGGCGCAACATGACTGATGAGGCCATGGCCAACACGCTGAGCATCGTGTGGCGAAGGAGTGACGGCAGCGCCGCACCGTCCACGGATCCTGCACGACAGCCGGCCCCCACGGATGAACTGAGCAGGCAGCGTGAGCGCAACCGCCAGCGGGACGGGCTGCTGAGCACGCCGAACTGTCCGGAGTGCCTGCATCGCATGGAGCCCGCGGGCATCGCTGGCGAGGCCCCGGGATGGCGGTGCGTCGAGTGCGGGCGAGTCGTGCGCGTCTGA